CGGCGGGCTCGCGCTGTGCAGCGCGAAACTGAAGACCCGGCTGGACGGCCTGGCGGAGGCCGATTCGGTCGCGCTCGACGCCCACAAGTTCGGCTGGCAGCCCATCTCCGCGGGCCTGCTCGCGGTGCGCGAGGCCGCCGACCTCGCGGCGCTGTCGGTGCGCGCCGAGTACCTCAACGCCGACGACGACACCGAAGCCGGGCTGCCCGACCTGCTCGGCCGCTCCCTGCGCACGTCCCGCCGTCCGGACGCGTTCCGGATGGCCGTCACCCTGCGGGCCCTGGGCATCGAGGGCATGGGCGCGCTGGTCGAGCACTGCTGCACCACCGCGGCCGGCGTCGCCGCGATGATCGAGGCGCACCCCGCGTTGCGGCTGTGGGGCGCGCCGACGCTGTCCACCGTGCTGTTCCGGCCCGCCGGCGCGGACGACGAGCTGGTCACGCGCGTGCGGCGGACCCTGCTGGAGGCCGGGACCGCCGTCGTCGGCCGTGCCACGATGCCCGACGGCGTGTGGCTCAAGCTGACCCTGCTGCACCCGCGGGCCAGCGCCGAGGACTACCGGCCGGTGCTGGAGTCGGTGGTCGCGACCGCGGCGGAGCTGGCCGGAAGCGTGGTCCTGCGGTGAACCCGGTCGATCTGGCCGGGGTCGGGATCGGCCCGGCCAACCTGTCGCTGGCCGCGCTCGCCGCACCGGTCGCGGACCTCACGGTCGCGCTGTACGAGCGCAGCCCGCAGTTCCGCTGGCACCCCGGCCTGCTGCTGGACGGGGTGACGCTGCAGGTGCCCTTCCTCGCCGACCTGGTCTCCCTGGCCGACCCGACGAGCGAACTGTCCTTCCTGAACTACCTGCGCGAGCGGGACCGGCTCTTCCCGTTCTACTTCGCCGAGCGGTTCCACGTTCCCCGTGCCGAATACGACGACTACTGCCGGTGGGTCAGCGAGCGGCTGGACAGCTGCCGCTTCGGCGTCGAGATCAACGCGATCGAGTGGCGCGACGGGACGTTCCGGCTGCGCTCCACGGCCGGTGAGCTCAGGGCACGCCACGTCGTGCTCGGCATCGGCACCGAACCCTGGATGCCGGCACCGCTGCGTGACCTCGCCGCGGTCCCCGGCGCCCCGGTGATCCACTCGGCGGAGTACCTCGCCGAACGCGAACGGCTGCTCGCGCTGCCCGCGGTCACGGTCGTCGGTTCCGGCCAGTCCGGCGCCGAGGTGTTCCTCGACCTGCTGCGGCACCGCAAACAGCCGGCGGGCCTGCGGTGGGTGACGCGCACGGTGTCGTTCGCGCCGATGGAGTACTCCAAGCTCGGGCTGGAGC
The sequence above is a segment of the Amycolatopsis viridis genome. Coding sequences within it:
- a CDS encoding lysine N(6)-hydroxylase/L-ornithine N(5)-oxygenase family protein; translation: MNPVDLAGVGIGPANLSLAALAAPVADLTVALYERSPQFRWHPGLLLDGVTLQVPFLADLVSLADPTSELSFLNYLRERDRLFPFYFAERFHVPRAEYDDYCRWVSERLDSCRFGVEINAIEWRDGTFRLRSTAGELRARHVVLGIGTEPWMPAPLRDLAAVPGAPVIHSAEYLAERERLLALPAVTVVGSGQSGAEVFLDLLRHRKQPAGLRWVTRTVSFAPMEYSKLGLEQFTPDYTRFFHRLPEAERDRLLPAQWQLYKGIDDATIADIHDELYRRTVGGGWPGVTLTPGVEVVSAARDGERIALGLRHRQQGSTATWVTDAVVAATGYRERPLDGLLGPLADAVARDGRGRPVVEHDYRLRLAPEIGGAIFVQNAERHTHGVGAPDLGLAAWRAASIVNAVCGRTVYRLPSRTAFTRFGLEE